The Vitis riparia cultivar Riparia Gloire de Montpellier isolate 1030 chromosome 3, EGFV_Vit.rip_1.0, whole genome shotgun sequence genome includes a region encoding these proteins:
- the LOC117911863 gene encoding LOW QUALITY PROTEIN: protein ABCI7, chloroplastic-like (The sequence of the model RefSeq protein was modified relative to this genomic sequence to represent the inferred CDS: inserted 1 base in 1 codon) translates to MAATLLSPHLLLNPKLSMQTSASKFPTPKSRSTPKIRATFSDPFVLQIAESLEDSLSSSSTSSPPPLQKLRDASSQTVLSTPXPSRKDEPFRFTDTSLIRYSQVTPISHPPTSIAISTDTQFPNLCIVDGHIVYSLSNLSQLPTGVFVGSLSSLPSETITKRVSEFVANFEGDLFWSLNGLGSPDMVVVYVPAGCRVEMPLHIVYYSVEGGDIGSKKLPVSNPRVFVLVEEGGEIGVIEEYVGGGENKCYWTNAVTEVVIGEGAKVKHSYIQSQSLSAAHIKWTSVQQGSSSSYELIEVSTGGKLSRHNVNIQQVGPDTVTELSAFHLSVGDQTQDLHSRLVLDHPRGYSRQLHKCIVAHSLGQAVFDGNIKVDRYAQQTDAGQLTRSLLLEPRATVNVKPNLQIIADDVKCSHGAAISDLEENQLFYFLARGIDLETARKALIFSFGGEVIERLPYSSIRKKVETHIKALLEPTLKGSS, encoded by the exons ATGGCTGCTACTTTGCTTTCACCTCATCTTCTCTTAAATCCTAAACTATCCATGCAAACCTCTGCTTCTAAATTCCCAACACCCAAATCCCGCTCAACCCCCAAAATTAGGGCAACCTTCTCCGACCCATTTGTCCTCCAGATTGCAGAAAGCCTAGAGgactctctctcttcttcttcaacctcTTCTCCACCACCTCTCCAAAAGCTCAGAGACGCCTCCTCACAAACCGTGCTTTCTACTC TGCCTTCTCGCAAAGACGAGCCCTTTCGCTTCACAGACACTTCCCTTATCAGATACTCCCAAGTCACCCCTATTTCACACCCACCAACTTCAATCGCCATTTCCACCGACACCCAATTTCCCAATCTCTGCATCGTGGATGGCCACATTGTATATTCGCTCTCCAATTTGTCCCAATTGCCCACTGGCGTTTTCGTAGGTTCCCTGTCGAGCCTCCCTTCTGAAACCATCACGAAAAGGGTGTCTGAATTTGTGGCCAATTTTGAAGGGGACCTGTTTTGGTCCCTCAACGGGTTGGGCTCACCGGACATGGTTGTTGTGTATGTTCCGGCTGGGTGTCGCGTGGAAATGCCCCTTCATATTGTGTACTATTCCGTTGAGGGTGGGGATATCGGGTCTAAGAAGTTACCTGTGTCAAATCCAAGGGTTTTTGTGTTGGTGGAGGAGGGAGGGGAGATTGGTGTGATCGAGGAGTATGTGGGTGGAGGTGAGAACAAGTGTTATTGGACCAATGCAGTTACTGAGGTGGTGATTGGGGAAGGGGCTAAAGTGAAACATTCTTACATTCAAAGCCAGTCTTTGAGTGCTGCTCATATCAAGTGGACTTCAGTTCAGCAG GGATCTTCTAGTTCCTATGAGCTTATAGAGGTAAGTACTGGTGGAAAATTGAGCAGGCATAATGTCAACATTCAGCAAGTCGGCCCAGATACAGTAACAGAGTTGTCAGCTTTTCACTTGTCTGTTGGTGACCAAACACAAGATCTACATAGTAGACTAGTCCTGGACCATCCACGAGGGTACTCCCGGCAACTTCATAAGTGCATTGTGGCTCATTCACTAGGACAAGCTGTATTTGATGGGAATATAAAAGTCGACAG ATATGCACAACAGACGGATGCAGGACAACTAACAAGAAGCCTTCTTCTTGAGCCTCGGGCAACTGTAAATGTCAAACCCAACCTCCAAATCATTGCTGATGATGTCAAGTGTTCCCATGGAGCTGCAATTAGTGACCTGGAAGAAAACCAACTTTTCTACTTCTTGGCACGTGGTATTGATTTAGAGACTGCTAGAAAGGCTCTCATCTTCTCCTTTGGAGGTGAGGTTATAGAGCGTTTGCCTTATTCCTCTATCCGGAAGAAAGTAGAGACTCATATCAAAGCACTGTTGGAACCCACACTTAAAGGTTCCTCATGA
- the LOC117911379 gene encoding gamma aminobutyrate transaminase 1, mitochondrial-like, whose product MIFRNLVRSTLRNTQAVLYKNHVAAARSLQEHLVWAPVLARWNSTEASMQREDAETELKNAKEFQGHDMLAPFTAGWQASDTNPLVIEKSKGAYVWDINGKKYLDSLAGLWCTALGGSEPRLVAAAIAQLNTLPFYHSFWNRTTKPSLDLAKELLNTFTATKMGKAFFTNSGSEANDTQVKLVWYYNNALGRPNKKKFIARAKSYHGSTLISASLSGLPALHQKFDLPAPFVLHTDCPHYWRYHLPGESEEEFSTRLANNLENLILKEGPETIAAFIAEPVMGAGGVIPPPATYFDKIQPILKKYDILFIADEVICAFGRLGTMFGCDKYGMKPDLVSMAKALSSAYMPIGAVLVSPEISDVIHSQSNKLGVFSHGFTYSGHPVSCAVALEALKIYKERNIAEVVQRISPKFQDGIRAFSDSPIIGEIRGTGLILGTEFTDNKSPNDVFPPEWGIGAYFGAQCQKHGMLVRVAGDGIMMSPPFIITPEEVDELISIYGKALKATEERVKELKSLQK is encoded by the exons atgatttttagaaaccTCGTTAGATCCACTCTCAGGAACACTCAG GCTGTTTTATACAAAAATCATGTTGCGGCTGCTAGAAGTTTGCAGGAGCATCTGGTTTGGGCTCCAGTGCTGGCCAGATGGAACAGCACAGAGGCATCCATGCAAAGGGAAGATGCAGAAACCGAGTTGAAGAATGCTAAAGA GTTCCAGGGCCATGATATGTTGGCACCTTTCACAGCCGGGTGGCAGGCTTCTGATACAAATCCTCTAGTAATAGAGAAGTCTAAG GGTGCCTATGTCTGGGACATCAATGGAAAGAAGTATCTCGATTCTCTGGCTGGTCTATGGTGCACAGCTTTAG GGGGGAGTGAACCTCGACTTGTTGCTGCTGCAATTGCTCAACTAAATACCTTGCCGTTTTACCACTCCTTTTGGAATCGTACTACAAAACCCTCTCTG GATCTTGCAAAGGAACTTCTAAACACTTTTACAGCAACAAAAATGGGAAAAGCATTTTTTACAAATAGTGGATCAGAAGCCAATGATACCCAG GTGAAGTTGGTATGGTATTATAATAATGCACTTGGAAGACCAAATAAGAAGAAATTCATAGCTCGGGCAAAATC GTACCATGGATCAACCCTAATATCAGCTAGTCTTTCAGG ACTTCCAGCATTGCATCAAAAATTTGATCTGCCTGCTCCATTTGTACTACACACTGATTGTCCTCATTACTGGCGCTATCATCTTCCAG GTGAGTCAGAAGAGGAGTTCTCAACCAGATTAGCCAATAATTTAGAGAATCTTATCCTGAAAGAGGGACCAGAGACG ATTGCCGCATTCATTGCAGAGCCTGTCATGGGAGCAGGAGGTGTGATTCCTCCGCCTGCAACTTATTTTGATAAG ATCCAACCTATCttgaaaaaatatgatattctctttattGCGGATGAG gtAATTTGTGCATTTGGAAGGCTTGGAACAATGTTTGGATGTGACAAATATGGCATGAAACCAGACCTTGTCTCCATGGCAAAG GCTCTGTCTTCTGCATATATGCCAATTGGAGCCGTTCTTGTGAGCCCTGAAATTTCAGATGTTATACACTCTCAAAGCAACAAACTTG GTGTTTTTTCTCATGGATTTACTTATTCCGGGCACCCTGTCTCCTGTGCAGTTGCATTGGAAGCCCTCAAAATCTACAA GGAAAGAAACATTGCTGAGGTAGTACAGAGAATTTCCCCAAAGTTTCAAGATGGCATAAGAGCCTTCTCCGACAGTCCCATTATTGGGGAG ATACGAGGAACTGGCTTGATTCTCGGTACTGAGTTCACAGACAATAAGTCACCTAATGATGTGTTCCCTCCTGAATGGG GTATAGGTGCATATTTTGGAGCACAGTGCCAGAAGCATGGGATGCTAGTACGTGTTGCAGGGGATGGCATCATGATGTCTCCCCCATTTATAATCACCCCTGAAGAAGTTGACGAG TTAATAAGCATATATGGGAAAGCACTGAAGGCTACTGAAGAGAGGGTGAAGGAGCTCAAGTCCCTGCAGAAGTAA
- the LOC117911067 gene encoding probable protein S-acyltransferase 19 isoform X2 — MVRKHGWQLPAHTFQVVAITVFCLLVVAFYAFFAPFVGGRIWEYALIGTYSPVALLVFILYVRCTAINPADPGILSKFDNQAIDEPNTKHGLSAKDLPTKFDEIGNGPQSSPSSASRSSIAAANSSRKGSVGEVGKVDIPVKSPSRKSSCCNFGGIFCALFVHEDCRKQEGTAEQQGAGEDALFCTLCNAEVRKFSKHCRSCDKCVDGFDHHCRWLNNCVGRKNYVTFISLMAISLIWLVIEVGVGIAVLVRCFVNKKGMETEIIDRLGNGFSRAPFATVVVICSAVSLLACVPLGELFFFHIILIRKGITTYEYVVAMRAMSEAPAGASVDEELPNVLYSPSGSATTGLSGGSSLGLQYKGAWCTPPRVFVDYQDEVIPHLDPGMVPSTVDPDAAGFAERGNKVPKRPVRISAWRLAKLDSNEAVRAAAKARASSSVLRPVDNRHVADPELSSSGNISVTSSLSTDMGANKELKNDLRLSPIRNSLAPSQGSRDEYETGTQSVSSFSSPSHVHESVTLSPLPQAHGVGHFTAATSAPTFVHDRPFTSRAVFPNISHQSTHPSTGFEEKIIQKGGSTDPLLLSAPAASLLRDVKRTSVVWDQEAGRYVSVPVSASEARNRSTIQIGISNPTTEMGGYGRRPVVPPQESTSSALKAPAQQSEKLMYTGESIFFGGPRLIVPVRDGLRNERGSGPREGQERVALNLPRESRFKRDSASNQLPVFIPGGFEQKPPSGLGLK, encoded by the exons ATGGTGAGGAAACATGGATGGCAACTACCAGCCCATACTTTCCAG GTTGTTGCAATCACTGTATTCTGCTTGTTAGTCGTTGCCTTCTATGCTTTCTTTGCCCCTTTTGTTGGAGGCCGGATCTGGGAGTACGCATTGATCGGCACTTACTCTCCGGTG GCACTCcttgttttcattctttatgTTCGGTGCACTGCAATCAACCCGGCAGATCCTGGCATTTTGTCCAAATTTGATAATCAAGCAATTGATGAACCCAACACAAAGCATGGATTATCAGCCAAGGACTTGCCCacaaaatttgatgaaattggGAATGGGCCACAGTCTTCTCCATCATCAGCTTCTAGAAGTTCTATAGCAGCAGCTAACTCTAGCAGGAAAGGTTCAGTGGGTGAAGTTGGGAAGGTAGATATTCCTGTGAAATCTCCAAGTAGGAAATCATCTTGTTGTAATTTTGGAGGAATTTTCTGCGCATTGTTTGTACATGAGGATTGCCGCAAACAAGAAGGTACAGCTGAGCAACAGGGCGCAGGTGAAGATGCTTTATTCTGCACATTGTGCAATGCTGAG GTACGCAAATTCAGCAAACACTGTAGAAGTTGTGACAAATGTGTGGATGGATTTGATCACCATTGTCGG TGGCTTAACAATTGTGTGGGGAGGAAAAATTATGTAACTTTTATCTCCCTTATGGCCATCAGTCTCATTTGG cTTGTTATCGAAGTTGGAGTTGGTATTGCTGTCCTAGTGCGTTGCTTTGTTAATAAGAAAGGCATGGAGACTGAAATCATTGATAGACTTGGAAATGGTTTCTCCCGTGCTCCATTTGCAACTGTTGTG GTCATATGTTCTGCAGTTTCATTGCTGGCTTGTGTACCTTTGGGtgaacttttctttttccacatAATACTGATTAGAAAG GGTATTACAACGTATGAGTATGTTGTGGCGATGAGGGCCATGAGTGAGGCACCAGCAGGAGCATCTGTTGATGAAGAATTGCCGAATGTGCTATACTCACCATCAGGATCAGCGACAACTGGCTTGAGTGGTGGAAGTTCCCTGGGACTGCAATACAAGGGGGCATGGTGTACCCCTCCGAGAGTCTTTGTTGATTATCAG GATGAAGTTATACCTCACTTGGATCCTGGAATGGTCCCATCTACTGTGGATCCAGATGCAGCTGGATTTGCAGAAAGAGGGAACAAGGTTCCTAAAAGGCCAGTCCGGATCAGTGCTTGGAGGCTTGCAAAGTTAGATTCAAATGAGGCCGTGAGAGCAGCAGCCAAAGCGAGGGCATCCTCTTCCGTTCTCCGGCCAGTTGACAACCGCCATGTAGCAGATCCTGAATTGAGTTCCAGTGGGAACATAAGTGTCACAAGCAGTTTGAGCACAGACATGGGGGCAAATAAGGAACTCAAGAATGATCTGAGACTTTCTCCCATCAGAAACTCTCTTGCTCCTAGTCAAGGTAGTCGGGATGAATATGAGACTGGGACTCAAAGTGTTAGTAGCTTCAGCAGTCCTAGCCATGTTCATGAATCGGTCACACTAAGCCCTCTCCCACAAGCTCATGGTGTGGGTCACTTTACTGCAGCTACCTCAGCTCCTACCTTTGTTCATGATCGACCATTTACTTCTAGAGCAGTATTTCCTAATATCAGCCACCAGTCGACCCATCCTTCTACtggatttgaagaaaaaatcattcaaaaaggaGGCAGTACTGATCCCTTATTGCTTTCTGCTCCAGCTGCTTCTCTACTTAGAGATGTGAAAAGGACATCAGTGGTGTGGGACCAAGAAGCCGGAAGATATGTATCAGTCCCTGTATCAGCTTCAGAAGCTCGAAACAGATCAACCATACAAATAGGAATATCAAACCCTACCACAGAAATGGGTGGCTATGGTAGAAGACCTGTTGTTCCACCTCAAGAATCTACATCATCTGCGTTAAAGGCTCCAGCTCAGCAATCTGAGAAGCTGATGTATACAGGAGAGTCTATCTTCTTTGGTGGCCCGCGGTTGATTGTTCCAGTTAGGGATGGTTTGAGAAATGAGAGGGGTTCAGGGCCAAGAGAGGGCCAAGAGAGGGTGGCGCTGAACTTGCCCAGGGAGTCAAGATTCAAGAGGGATTCAGCCTCAAACCAGCTTCCTGTGTTCATCCCTGGGGGTTTCGAGCAGAAGCCTCCATCTGGGTTGGGTTTAAAGTAG
- the LOC117911067 gene encoding probable protein S-acyltransferase 19 isoform X1, whose translation MNWTKCSCFFLLLLAKEFSIMLLFPLGATQDLHDKQNGHWSGDGDKQVVVAITVFCLLVVAFYAFFAPFVGGRIWEYALIGTYSPVALLVFILYVRCTAINPADPGILSKFDNQAIDEPNTKHGLSAKDLPTKFDEIGNGPQSSPSSASRSSIAAANSSRKGSVGEVGKVDIPVKSPSRKSSCCNFGGIFCALFVHEDCRKQEGTAEQQGAGEDALFCTLCNAEVRKFSKHCRSCDKCVDGFDHHCRWLNNCVGRKNYVTFISLMAISLIWLVIEVGVGIAVLVRCFVNKKGMETEIIDRLGNGFSRAPFATVVVICSAVSLLACVPLGELFFFHIILIRKGITTYEYVVAMRAMSEAPAGASVDEELPNVLYSPSGSATTGLSGGSSLGLQYKGAWCTPPRVFVDYQDEVIPHLDPGMVPSTVDPDAAGFAERGNKVPKRPVRISAWRLAKLDSNEAVRAAAKARASSSVLRPVDNRHVADPELSSSGNISVTSSLSTDMGANKELKNDLRLSPIRNSLAPSQGSRDEYETGTQSVSSFSSPSHVHESVTLSPLPQAHGVGHFTAATSAPTFVHDRPFTSRAVFPNISHQSTHPSTGFEEKIIQKGGSTDPLLLSAPAASLLRDVKRTSVVWDQEAGRYVSVPVSASEARNRSTIQIGISNPTTEMGGYGRRPVVPPQESTSSALKAPAQQSEKLMYTGESIFFGGPRLIVPVRDGLRNERGSGPREGQERVALNLPRESRFKRDSASNQLPVFIPGGFEQKPPSGLGLK comes from the exons ATGAATTGGACTAAATGCTCTTGCTTCTTTCTACTCTTGCTGGCAAAAGAATTCTCCATTATGCTATTATTCCCATTAGGTGCTACTCAAGATTTACATGACAAGCAAAATGGTCATTGGAGTGGAGACGGTGATAAACAAGTG GTTGTTGCAATCACTGTATTCTGCTTGTTAGTCGTTGCCTTCTATGCTTTCTTTGCCCCTTTTGTTGGAGGCCGGATCTGGGAGTACGCATTGATCGGCACTTACTCTCCGGTG GCACTCcttgttttcattctttatgTTCGGTGCACTGCAATCAACCCGGCAGATCCTGGCATTTTGTCCAAATTTGATAATCAAGCAATTGATGAACCCAACACAAAGCATGGATTATCAGCCAAGGACTTGCCCacaaaatttgatgaaattggGAATGGGCCACAGTCTTCTCCATCATCAGCTTCTAGAAGTTCTATAGCAGCAGCTAACTCTAGCAGGAAAGGTTCAGTGGGTGAAGTTGGGAAGGTAGATATTCCTGTGAAATCTCCAAGTAGGAAATCATCTTGTTGTAATTTTGGAGGAATTTTCTGCGCATTGTTTGTACATGAGGATTGCCGCAAACAAGAAGGTACAGCTGAGCAACAGGGCGCAGGTGAAGATGCTTTATTCTGCACATTGTGCAATGCTGAG GTACGCAAATTCAGCAAACACTGTAGAAGTTGTGACAAATGTGTGGATGGATTTGATCACCATTGTCGG TGGCTTAACAATTGTGTGGGGAGGAAAAATTATGTAACTTTTATCTCCCTTATGGCCATCAGTCTCATTTGG cTTGTTATCGAAGTTGGAGTTGGTATTGCTGTCCTAGTGCGTTGCTTTGTTAATAAGAAAGGCATGGAGACTGAAATCATTGATAGACTTGGAAATGGTTTCTCCCGTGCTCCATTTGCAACTGTTGTG GTCATATGTTCTGCAGTTTCATTGCTGGCTTGTGTACCTTTGGGtgaacttttctttttccacatAATACTGATTAGAAAG GGTATTACAACGTATGAGTATGTTGTGGCGATGAGGGCCATGAGTGAGGCACCAGCAGGAGCATCTGTTGATGAAGAATTGCCGAATGTGCTATACTCACCATCAGGATCAGCGACAACTGGCTTGAGTGGTGGAAGTTCCCTGGGACTGCAATACAAGGGGGCATGGTGTACCCCTCCGAGAGTCTTTGTTGATTATCAG GATGAAGTTATACCTCACTTGGATCCTGGAATGGTCCCATCTACTGTGGATCCAGATGCAGCTGGATTTGCAGAAAGAGGGAACAAGGTTCCTAAAAGGCCAGTCCGGATCAGTGCTTGGAGGCTTGCAAAGTTAGATTCAAATGAGGCCGTGAGAGCAGCAGCCAAAGCGAGGGCATCCTCTTCCGTTCTCCGGCCAGTTGACAACCGCCATGTAGCAGATCCTGAATTGAGTTCCAGTGGGAACATAAGTGTCACAAGCAGTTTGAGCACAGACATGGGGGCAAATAAGGAACTCAAGAATGATCTGAGACTTTCTCCCATCAGAAACTCTCTTGCTCCTAGTCAAGGTAGTCGGGATGAATATGAGACTGGGACTCAAAGTGTTAGTAGCTTCAGCAGTCCTAGCCATGTTCATGAATCGGTCACACTAAGCCCTCTCCCACAAGCTCATGGTGTGGGTCACTTTACTGCAGCTACCTCAGCTCCTACCTTTGTTCATGATCGACCATTTACTTCTAGAGCAGTATTTCCTAATATCAGCCACCAGTCGACCCATCCTTCTACtggatttgaagaaaaaatcattcaaaaaggaGGCAGTACTGATCCCTTATTGCTTTCTGCTCCAGCTGCTTCTCTACTTAGAGATGTGAAAAGGACATCAGTGGTGTGGGACCAAGAAGCCGGAAGATATGTATCAGTCCCTGTATCAGCTTCAGAAGCTCGAAACAGATCAACCATACAAATAGGAATATCAAACCCTACCACAGAAATGGGTGGCTATGGTAGAAGACCTGTTGTTCCACCTCAAGAATCTACATCATCTGCGTTAAAGGCTCCAGCTCAGCAATCTGAGAAGCTGATGTATACAGGAGAGTCTATCTTCTTTGGTGGCCCGCGGTTGATTGTTCCAGTTAGGGATGGTTTGAGAAATGAGAGGGGTTCAGGGCCAAGAGAGGGCCAAGAGAGGGTGGCGCTGAACTTGCCCAGGGAGTCAAGATTCAAGAGGGATTCAGCCTCAAACCAGCTTCCTGTGTTCATCCCTGGGGGTTTCGAGCAGAAGCCTCCATCTGGGTTGGGTTTAAAGTAG